Genomic segment of Jaculus jaculus isolate mJacJac1 chromosome 6, mJacJac1.mat.Y.cur, whole genome shotgun sequence:
tgcccccccagctgggattaaagatatgtgctaccatgctcagcttgtttCCCTTTCTTGGCTGTTCATGGATTTGGTTTCTCCCTTATTATcttgatatatatgtgtataaaataaCTATATTGCACATATTAAACTtttgaaacaaaaaaagacagaaagggggctggagagatggtttagcggttaagcgcttgcctgtgaagcctaaggaccccggttcgaggctcaactacccaggacccacgttagccagatgcacaagggggcgcacacgtctggcgttcgtttgcagtggctggaagccctggcgtgcccattctctctctctgtctgtttgcctctttctctctctgtctgttgctctcaaataaataaataaacaatttaaaaaaaaaaaagccagaagcacaaagtgaaacatatgtctagagttcctgTCACATTTATtccctaataaaaatattaaagggctggagagatagcttagtagttaaggtgctctagtccaggcaccaccacacccggctgtttgtTTTAAagtgaagctgggctggagaaatggcttagtggttgaggcacttgcctgcaaagccaaaggacccaggttagattccccaggacccttgtaaagccagatacacaagagaatgcacacatctggaagccgacgtgtgctcatattctctctctctctctctcaaataaataaagccaaaaaaaaaaaaaaaagtgaagacagtTATAgtagcacacaactttaatcccagcagaggtaggaggattgcagtgagtttgaggccactctgagactacataatgaattccaggtcagcctgggctacagtgagaccctacctcaaaaaaaaaaaaaaaaaaaaaaaacctgggtgtggtggcctttaatgctagcacttgggaggctgagataggaggactgtcatgagctTGAGCTGTAGGTCAGTCTAGGTATAAAGTGAGttgcagtcagcctgggctagaccaagaccctacctctgaaaactaaccccccaaaaaataaattaaattgatttgtgagagacagagacaaagaaagataCTATGAGCATGTCTGgacctcttgatgctgcaaactccagatgcatgtgccactttaggtagcaggctttgcaagcaagtgccactttcccagcccaccttttctgttcttttctttgcttggttaaaagagaagaaaatctgggtgtggtgcacaccttcaatcccagcactcagaaggcagagaggtaggaggatcaccaggagtttgaggccaccctgagactatatagtgaattccaggtcagcctggcctagaacagCAGCCTACCTGGACAAACACAGAGAAGTAGCTGGGCatgaacatgcctttaatcccaacactggggagtgCTGAGGTAggaaccatgaattcaaggccaacctggtgttaagagtgagaccgtaccttgaaaagacaaagataaaataaaataaaaaatttttaaagctcggcatggtggcatatgcctttaatcccagtgctcaggaggcagaggtaggaggatcatcatgagttcaaggccaccctgagactacatagtgaattccaggtcagcctgagctagtgaggccctaccttgaaaaactaaaaaaaagaaaagaaaaaaaaaagatgaaggctGGAGcgatgtagcagttaaggcactagcctgcagagccaaggacccaggttcaattcctcaggacccacgtaaatcagatgcatgaggtggtgcacatgcacctgcagttcatttacagcaggggaaggccttggtgtgcccattttctctctctctcaaataaatgaataatttgtttttaaaagatgagagaagagggctagagagatggcttagcggttaagcgcttgcctgtgaagcctaaggaccccggttcgaggctcggttccccaggtcccacattagccagatgcacaagggggcgcacacgtctggagttcgtttgcagaggctggaagccctggcacgcccattctctctctctccctctatctgtccttctctctgtgtctgtcactctcaaataaataaaaaataaaataaaaaaagatgagagaAGAAATTTAGCCTGGAACATTCAAGTAGATCTTAAATGATGAGGCAGAGTTCTGAAACATGTACACAAAAGACCAATGTGGAAACAGAGCAGAAGGAAGATGAAGCCATAAGCCAAAGATGCTGACATGATGTCATCATCAGAAGCAGGAAAAGGAAAGCAAGAGACTCTttcctggagtgtgtgtgtgtgaggggggctCAACATCCCAAATACAGACTTCTAGCCTCTAGAACCCTGAGAAAAATCCTGGGCTCAGTGATGTAACTCAGTAGTGGAATGTGTAAGGCCTGGGGTGTGGTTCCCAGCAGTACACCAGTCCAGAGGGCATAAAATACTGTTACTGCAAGCTACTAAGTGTTGCTGCTGAGACATGAAGCTAaagtcaaaatttttttaaatttgagtgtGGGGGGGGTAGGGACAGGCtgacagagaatgggcgagctagagcctctagccacaaatTCCAAAAACATGCACCatgttctgcatctggcttacatgagcactggagaatccaacctgggtggGCCCTTAGATTTTCATAaggaagttccttaaccactaaagcatctatctctccagccataaggtaaaaaaaaaaaattgtttgttttttggtttttcaagttaggatttcactctggctcaggctgacctggaattcactatgtagtcttggggtggccttgaacttcagggatcctcctgcctctgcctcctgagtgctgggattaaaggtgtgcaccaccacacctggattaggTTTTAAAGACTGATTAACTTACAGCTGGCTGGGGTAAACTTAGTGGTAAGAACATGTGCACAGCATGCTCAAGGTTCTGTGTTCAATCTCTAGcatccaaaccaaaaaaaaaaaaaaaaggtgtgtgtgtggcttcAAGTAATCAAAGAATGCGAAAgtcctttacttcttttttcttgagatagggctGTGCTATGTAACTCTAGCTGGTCTCAtcgttctctcttcctctgcctacagagtgttgggattataggtgtgtgccaccatacccagcttttgtcTAAAACCTTTAATTCCTTCATTTCAGAGAGTAAATTGAGGCAGTCAAAGGATACTATCTGGGCAAAAATAAACTGGAAGACCCAAGAAGATCTAATATGTACCTGATGGCCAATAAGGGTGGAAGCTCAGCAAGCACATGAGCTGGCTGCACCTGGGCAGACTAAACACTAGCAAGTCACTGTGGGTGGTCTGGCAGCACAAGTGTAAAGTTATCACCAGAAATGAATATGTGGCTTCAAGTGGCTTATAGAATCTAACAAATCTGTATCTTGGGCTATGCACAGGCCAACTCTTCCTAGAATGACCTACTTTCTATTATAAGTAAATAAGGTATAGCCATTTGTTATAAAGTTCATGTCAAATAAAAGAGATGGTGGGCCAGTCTAAATTcatgagtagggctggagagatggcttagtttttaaggtgaatgcctacaaagcctaatgacccgagttcaattccccagtacccatgtaaagtcagatgcacaaagtggcacacgtgtctgaagatttttttcgaacagctggaggccctggcacacccattctctctgtctctctagctctctgtttgcaaataaattcatgaatatatatatatatatatatatatataatatacacattatttacataaaatatatatatatctaaatcTCCAACCAGGCATGGCAGCCTACTTGGGATTTTCAATGTAATATTCTCAAAATATCCCCACCACAGAGAAATGTTCTTATCTGTTAGCTATCACATTAGAAGAAACTTCATAATAAAATCagcaatttctgggctggagagatggcttagcagttaaagggggATTGCTTGCAAGGCccaaaagcctgggttcaatttcccagaacccacttaaagccaagcATACAAAGTGGTataagtgcctggagtttgtttgcagaggcaggaggctctggcacaaccaCACTTACTCCTACTCTCTCTTCtctgaaatacaaaaatatttaaaaaaatagggagccaggcgtggtggcgcatgcctttaatcccagcactcaggatcgggaggcagaggtaggaggattgccatgagttcaaggccaccctgagatgacagagttaattccaggtcagcctggaccagagtgagaccctacttcgaaaaaccaaaaaaataaataaaataaaataaaataaaatagggggctggagaactggcttagtggaTAATGTGTTTGccagctaaggacccaggttcaattatccagatcccacataggccaaatgcacctggagtttctttgcagtagctagtggccctggcattcccagtctctttccctctaatacataaattagggctggagagttagcatagtggttaaggtgcttgcctgtgaagcctaaggacctatgttcaactcctcaTGTAAGTCAGAAGCATAAGGTGACACAGCACAAGGTTGTACCTgtacacaatgtgacacatgtgtatggagttcgactgcagtgtctagaggccctggtgcgccaattctttctctctctcattaaagaaaaagaaaaaaatataatataggcCAGGCCTGGTTGCGCACACCATTAaactctagcacttgggaggcagaggtaggaggattgcaagccagcctgaaattacaaagtgaatttctggtcaggtTGTTCCAGAGAAAACCCTACCtctagaaaaatcaaataaataaatacatttctatttttaCAGCAAACTAAAAATGCTTAGTTCATATTCCTACAACATTCAAGTAAACACAagtaagggctgggcatggtggtacacgctcctataatcccagcacccaggaagaaGACATAGggaagatcactgggagttcaaggctaccctaagactacacaggtcagcctggactagagcaagattcaacctcaacaacaaaaaaaacaagatggagagCAGTAAAGGAAAAACTCAATATTAACTTCTGGtcttatcacacacacatatgcacccacacccATATGAATACGGATACACAAATCCAAGGTCCATCAATTTGTTATAAAAACTAGGACTAAAAATGGGAAAGAATCTAGTTAGTAACACAAGGTGGCATGATTACCTGTTCTACAGATCAGCATTTCTTCCTCAAATCTACGAAATCAGTTCAGTAAAAACTGGCCTGGGTTTTCTGATTTGCATTTTTTTAGTAAGGATCTCATATACCCCATACTGGCCTTTAACTCAGCATAAGCCTTGAGtttctgagcctcctgcctctacctccagtgATAGGATTATAGGGgtgggctaccacacctggttgatGTGTTTACTACAGATATAACCCAGGGCAGAGCTTGCTACATAAACATTCTACTAGCTGAATCACATTCCCAAAATTGAGAAgggttttaagaaaatgaaatatactATAAATGACAAAATAATGCATTATTAAGCTTGTTTGATTAAAACATAATATACAAACAGGTTAGAAGCTGGGTGTaaaccgggagtggtggcgcacacctttaatcccagcactcaggaggcagaggtagaggccaccctgagactccatagtgaatgcgaattccaggtcagcatagagtaaaccctaccttggggaaaaaaaaaaaaaaacagctgggtgtaaaGCCAAACTGggcaccattaatcccagtactccagaggctgagcAAGGATTGCTGTGCATTGAAAAGCCTAGgattagagtgagttccatgcaaacctggactacagtgaggccctgcttTGAACCACCTTCCCCACATGCCCCCTCCCACAAAGCTGgatatagtggctcacacctattaTTCTACCACTTGGGAGACTCAAGAGCAGTATACAATACAGAGGCCttgtcacaaaaaaagaaaaacaactggactggtggtgcatacctttaatcccagcactcgggaggcagaggtagggaggatcgcccgtgagttcgaggccaccctgagactacatattgaattccaggtcggcctgggctagagggagaccctacttcgggaaaaaaataaaataaaaataacaaaatcaggTGAGCATGGTAGTACAAGCCTTTCATTTCAGattgggaaggctgaggcaggaggataacctGAGATGGAGGCTAGCCTGGTGctcagagttccagatcagcctgaagtAAACTAAGATTCAGcttcaaaagggggggggggggagaagaaccTTGGATAAATTTCCTTTCATACCAAGGCATTGGTtatttctacttctcttttttgtgtttttgtttttccgaggtagggtctcactctagccaaggctgacctggaattcactatgtagtctcaggctggccttgaactcacagtgatcatgctacctctacctcctgagtgctgtgatttaaggcatgcctggctattttatttatttgagggagggaggggcagataggatgggtgtgccagggcctccaaccactgcaaatgaattccaaacacatgcaccaccttgtgtatctggcttatgtgggtcggaattgaacctttggctttgtaggcaagtgccttaactgctaagccatctctacagatcTGGGTGATTCTACTTCTACAGAAATAAACAGGATTTAGTGATCTATTTACTAGAGGATACTCCCTAAATATTTCACCCATCCCCTACAGAATCTGCTAATTGCCAATTTGATAAAAATTTTTGAAGGTAATTAATTCTAGGATCTATCATTTTACAagattgcacttttttttttggtacttctTCAAAATCTAAATAAGTCTAGGATAAATGCGCTTATAAATTGGGTAcggttttggttggttttttttttttttttttttttcctattcaaggcagagagactcactctagcccaggctggcctccaactcacagtgatcctcctaccttagcctccctgagtctgggcttaaaggtgtgtgccaccacactgggctatatgctttcaatattttatgaGGGAGTATGGGAGAGGGAGTGCCtgttgctacaaactccagatgcatgtaccactttgtgcatttggctttaagggGGTACTGGGTAATCCAACAGGGACCAGcccactttgcaagcaagcacctttaatggctaaaCTATCTTTCCAGGCCCCAAAACTGTATTAGTaagataaataagtataaaagttATTGTAAAATATTTCTCCCTTTGCAATTACCAGTGAATGTGGAAATCTCTATCCATTATAAACTTCACAAGTCATTTTTTTGTACTAGGTTTGAAATGTCTGATTCAATTCGTTCTAACATTTTGTCAGCTTTCCAAAGAGCAAGttctcaaaaatctaaagacCATCGCTGTTGCTGTGGTGGGTGATGACATGTAACCGAAGTGAGCTGGAGTGAGGCGTACAGAAGAGATGCTGTCCTTAAGGAAGTGTATGGAAGAGGAGGGTAAAGGCTTCGCTGGGATAATCATCGTGGATAAATCAACCATCCCAAAACTCTCAGACTTCCCGCTTTGGAGAGCCTGTCCACCTACTGGCTCCAGATTTGGTCCATGCCTTGGACAGGGGGACACCCACGCTCCGGGTGCCTGTGGGGCAAGGCCAACCTACCGCGCGCTTTGTACTCATTGGCTCGGGGACACGCTGCTCAGGCTGGGGAAACCCGCCCCCAGCACTGCAATGGCCCAAGGGCCCATCAGTCGGCAGCTCTAGGAAGACCCAATTGGCCTACACACTCGCCAGTCAGACTCTCCGGCTGCACAGCTCCAAAGAACGTGCAGGGATAAAACATCCCGCCTCTCGCCCTTCCATTGGTTGGCCCGACCCACCGCGGCCCCTTcactatccccccccccaccccgaggtCCATTCATTTCACACAATAACGGGCCCAACTGGAACCCATGGAAGACCTCGTACAGATGGACAAGACTCTCGGCCACTTACCCGGGATCGAGAATGACCACTCACACTCACGTCTGCTCGGTTCTTAGGTGGTAAAGGTGCAACACAAAACACCGCTACCGCTGCCTTCTGCGCAACGCCAACCGCCCGCCAAAACGGATCCTTCCCTGCGCCTGCGCAACCAATCCAGGGAacgggccttttttttttttttctccgccCATAACGCCTGCGCAAAATAGGACGTAACTCCCGCCAATGCGCAGGCGCCGTACGTTCTCCGCCCTCTCCCGCCCGCCATTTCACGTGAACCGAGCAGCTCGCCGAACTTCCCAATACGCCTGCGTTAAACTCGCCATTTTATTACACATGCGCTAGATAGGTGGtcgttaacaaaaaaaaaaagtcccagacTATTTTTCTAGCGTACGTTATTAATCGTGCTTTCTTTGTTTAATGTTTGAATGTGGCgtgtttaaaaagacaaaaataccgTAAGCACTTTCAAACATGAGTGCCTGGTGGGTTAGTCAATAGAACTGGTTGAAAATTGGACTACTCGGCCACCAAAGACTCCAATGGGCGGGGATTGCGTAGAACGCCCAGACGAATGACGTTTCAGAGAGTGCGGAGCCACGGGCCAATAGTATGATGATCCAGTTGCACGGACCCAATCAGAGCCTGGGGAGGGCGGAGCCTGCCAATGCCGAGGGCGAAGGGGCGGGATAAATACGCGAGTCTGAAGGTAGGCTGGCAGAGACGTTGATTAGTTCTCTCCTTTCTGCCTGTGGACGCGGCCGAGGAAGCATCGCTAAAGCCTCTCCTCTCACCGCCGTCATGTCGAAGTCCGAGGTGAGTCCCATGCTCTCCGCGGTTACTTTTACCCCCTTCCGTAACTCGGCCGGTTGGTGGAGACCCGACTGGGCTCGGCCGCTTCCTTCCGTCCGCGCGTTCGGAATCCGCTCGCTCGCGGCCACGGCCTGCTCCTCCCGAAGTTCAGGTCGCCATTTTGTCCTCGTCGCCGCCATGCGGTCCGCTGTCCGCCCACCAATTAAGTTGCGCGTACGGCGTCttactccaggcagaactcataGACGCCTACGTTCTGTCTTGCGTTTTGTCTGGCGAGCCTGGAAATTAGTGTCCGAAGCGGCGATGCGCCCCTCCTGCTCAGAGGCCTTTGTTGCGCCTGCGTCTCGAGTACAGCAGGGACGCATGCGCTCTCGCCTTCCAAGCCCTCTGGGCCCGCGGGGAGCACGTGGCCTCTCCATATGAATGAACAATGAGGGCCTGGGCCAGCGTGTACGGTGTTGCTTGCAAGGGGAACTCTGGCGTTAGGCGACCCAGTGGTAAACGCCCTCCCTTCCCTGCTTTAGTCTCCTAAGGAGCCCGAACAACTGCGGAAGCTGTTCATCGGAGGGCTGAGCTTCGAAACGACAGATGAGAGTCTGAGGAGCCATTTTGAGCAATGGGGAACACTCACCGACTGTGTGGTAAGACCTCGGACAAAGGGTTACGGGAGTAGTTGGTTATCATGGCTTTGTGAAGATCGTTCAGGGGGTATTGCGGGGTTTTAGTTTCCTGGTCCAGGGACTTTTGTATACCAGGCTGATGTGAGGTTAACTGTTCATGGAGTAAGCACTGGCTTCTTGGGTAAGGCTCCAATTTCATTGGATTAATTCTTCCCAGGTAATGCGAGATCCAAACACCAAGCGCTCCAGGGGCTTTGGATTTGTCACGTATGCCACCGTGGAGGAGGTGGACGCTGCCATGAATGCAAGGCCACACAAGGTGGATGGGAGAGTTGTGGAACCAAAGAGGGCTGTGTCAAGAGAAGTGAGTGCGCCCCTGCCCAACTTTTAACTGTTTTGCCACATTGTAGAATTTTTTCATGTTGATGTCGTTCTGCTTGGCTAACTGAAATTGCTTTTCTTGTTAGGATTCTCAACGACCAGGGGCCCACTTAACTGTGAAAAAGATCTTTGTTGGAGGCATTAAAGAAGACACTGAAGAGCATCACCTACGAGATTATTTTGAACAGTATGGAAAAATCGAAGTGATAGAAATTATGACAGACAGAGGCAGTGGGAAGAAAAGGGGCTTTGCTTTTGTGACCTTTGATGACCATGACTCTGTTGATAAGATTGTCAGTAAGTATTGAGTCATTAGATTTTGCTAATTGTGCTGGATCCCAAGTAGTATTTTCAACCCTAAAATTATCTGCACCTTTAACTTTTAGTACAAAAATACCATACTGTAAATGGCCACAACTGTGAAGTAAGGAAAGCCCTGTCAAAGCAAGAGATGGCTAGTGCTTCGTCTAGCCAAAGAGGTATGTTTATTCCTTAGTTATGTCTTAGAGGTGTGTTGGAGGCATATGCTATAAGCTGTGGTTTaacaaactaaatatttttttaaggtcgAAGTGGCTCTGGAAACTTTGGTGGTGGCCGTGGAGGTGGTTTTGGTGGAAATGACAATTTCGGTCGTGGAGGGAACTTCAGTGGTCGTGGTATGTAAGATCCACTGAATATGACTGACAAatagaatgggctcactagggcctccagtcactacaaataaactccagatgcttgggcccttgtgcatctggctaacatgggtccttaggcttcataggcaagtgcttagccactaagccgtctctcaagCCCAGCagttaggttgtttttttttattattacttatggaggaggcaaagagaatgggcccacctgtgcctccagccactacaaacttatGACACGTGTgcaccctctgcatctggctaaccatgggtattggagaattgaacctgggtccttagacttcctaggcaagcaccttaaccactaaggcagcCCTACAGTTAggatttaatttttacagattttGTGCTTTCAAGTCTTAACACTTGCTTTCTTCCAGGTGGCTTTGGTGGCAGCCGTGGAGGTGGAGGATATGGTGGCAGTGGGGATGGCTATAATGGATTTGGTAATGATGGTAAGTtctagagaaagaagtaaaagatttACAAGCAGTCTGCACCTTTAGAATAGGCTAGTAGAGAGTAAAACTAGTGCATGGTAAGTTCAGCTTGGCCCCTGATAACGCATGTTGTGAGCAGGACAATAGCTATTAGCTTGCGTAGACTTTCTATCATTAAATACTTTTGTCTTATTGAGAAGAATTGTATTCTTATAGGTGGTTATGGAGGTGGCAGCCCTGGTTACTCTGGAGGAAGCAGAGGCTATGGAAGTGGTGGACAGGGTTATGGAAACCAGGGCAGTGGCTATGGCGGGAGTGGCAGCTATGACAGCTATAACAACGGAGGCGGCTTTGGCGGTGGTAGTGGTAGGTATCCAGTGATCCAAGTACTTGGTGTGGCAGCTAGATTAGCCTTCTAGAGTTTATGCCCATAATCTCAAAGCTCTACTGTATGGTACATAAAAAGGCTTGCTATGCTACCTCCTCTCAGCTTTAAGCTGGGGCCGCCTCACTCCCAAATAAGATGGATAATAGTGTCGTTAGATTGAGTTAGCTAGCACTTTAGCTGGATTGGCTGGATTTAGTTTCTAAATTGCTTTAGGACTTTAGGCATTTAGTTGACATCCAAAAAATCTGGCCCTGAAAATAAAAGCTTATAGGGTACCACTAGAGAGCCCTCAGTTGTCAGCGTGAGTTGGGTCAGCTTAAGATTCTAGATCAGAAAAATGAAAGGAGCCACCAGTTGGGAAGAAGACAgttgcttcttcctttccttctgagCCCTAAAGAGAAATGAGCAGTTAATCATCTCAGAGTGTTGAACAAAGGCTTCATTTCCATTCCATTCTTAGGaagcaattttggaggtggtggAAGCTACAATGATTTTGGCAATTACAACAATCAATCTTCAAATTTTGGACCCATGAAGGGAGGAAATTTTGGAGGCAGAAGCTCTGGCCCTTATGGTGGGGGAGGCCAATACTTTGCCAAACCACGAAACCAAGGTATAGTAACAAAGTGTTGCCAGTTTTAGTCTTTCTAGAAGTATGTAACCTGTTTTAAATTTAAGCAAGGGCTGTTTGAATACTCACATTTTTAAACTCAGGATTGTTAACGATGTTAACACAAATACTGCTTTCAGGTGGCTATGGCGGTTCAAGCAGCAGCAGTAGCTATGGCAGTGGCAGAAGATTTTAATTACTGCCAGGTAAGTAGCCCCTTTTTTTgtgtttacttaattttttgacATAAATCTTATAATTGCTGATGAACCCAACCAGCAATCCTAATGTAGCTGAGCAGTGTAACATAGTTAACATTATAATTGCAGTAAAATTGTGGATATTAATAAGTTAATATGAAGATCAGCAAAATTTGTGGGAAACAACTTGCTCTATTGGATTGTAGCCTTGAGTCTTAATATGTTTAGATTAACAACTTTATTCCATATTGTTCAACAGGAAACAAAGCTTAGCAGGAGAGGAGAGCCAGAGAAGTGACAGGGAAGCTACAGGTTACAACAGATTTGTGAACTCAGCCAAGCACAGTGGTGGCAGGGCCTAGCTGCTACAAAGAAGACATGTTTTAGACAATACTCATGTGTATGGGCAAAAAAACTCGAGGACTGTATTTGTGACTAATTGTATAACAGGTTATTTTAGTTTCTGTTCTGTGGAAAGTGTAAAGCATTCCAACAAAGGGTTttaatgtagacttttttttttcacccatgCTGTTGATTGCTAAATGTAATAGTCTGATCATGACGCTGAataaatgtgtcttttttttaaatgtgctgtGTAAAGTTAGTGTACTCTGGGCCATCTTGGTAAACTTCCCCAACAGTGTGAAGTTA
This window contains:
- the Hnrnpa1 gene encoding heterogeneous nuclear ribonucleoprotein A1 isoform X2: MSKSESPKEPEQLRKLFIGGLSFETTDESLRSHFEQWGTLTDCVVMRDPNTKRSRGFGFVTYATVEEVDAAMNARPHKVDGRVVEPKRAVSREDSQRPGAHLTVKKIFVGGIKEDTEEHHLRDYFEQYGKIEVIEIMTDRGSGKKRGFAFVTFDDHDSVDKIVIQKYHTVNGHNCEVRKALSKQEMASASSSQRGRSGSGNFGGGRGGGFGGNDNFGRGGNFSGRGGFGGSRGGGGYGGSGDGYNGFGNDGGYGGGSPGYSGGSRGYGSGGQGYGNQGSGYGGSGSYDSYNNGGGFGGGSGSNFGGGGSYNDFGNYNNQSSNFGPMKGGNFGGRSSGPYGGGGQYFAKPRNQGGYGGSSSSSSYGSGRRF
- the Hnrnpa1 gene encoding heterogeneous nuclear ribonucleoprotein A1 isoform X1, with product MSKSESPKEPEQLRKLFIGGLSFETTDESLRSHFEQWGTLTDCVVMRDPNTKRSRGFGFVTYATVEEVDAAMNARPHKVDGRVVEPKRAVSREDSQRPGAHLTVKKIFVGGIKEDTEEHHLRDYFEQYGKIEVIEIMTDRGSGKKRGFAFVTFDDHDSVDKIVIQKYHTVNGHNCEVRKALSKQEMASASSSQRGRSGSGNFGGGRGGGFGGNDNFGRGGNFSGRGGFGGSRGGGGYGGSGDGYNGFGNDGSNFGGGGSYNDFGNYNNQSSNFGPMKGGNFGGRSSGPYGGGGQYFAKPRNQGGYGGSSSSSSYGSGRRF